Proteins from a genomic interval of Rhipicephalus microplus isolate Deutch F79 chromosome 6, USDA_Rmic, whole genome shotgun sequence:
- the LOC142765356 gene encoding sodium/potassium/calcium exchanger 4-like isoform X1 produces MRRLFACIRTCQGDMAIANSIGSNVFDILIGLALPWLIQTGMVEPGSLAYINSGGLVWSVVLLFLTIIITIYTIHRSHWLLTKKLGVFLLVVYVIFLIICSAVEFNLLGYVNPPMCIE; encoded by the exons atgagacgcttattcgcatgcatccgtacct gtcAAGGGGACATGGCTATAGCTAACAGTATTGGAAGCAATGTCTTCGACATTCTAATAGGTTTAGCACTGCCATGGCTGATCCAGACGGGGATGGTGGAGCCTGGTTCACTT GCTTACATCAACAGTGGGGGCCTGGTGTGGTCAGTCGTCTTGCTATTCCTTACCATAATCATCACA ATCTACACCATCCACCGGAGTCACTGGCTGCTGACCAAGAAGCTGGGCGTGTTTCTCCTGGTGGTGTATGTTATCTTCCTCATCATCTGCAGTGCGGTTGAGTTCAACCTGCTGGGATACGTGAACCCACCCATGTGCATCGAATGA
- the LOC142765356 gene encoding sodium/potassium/calcium exchanger 4-like isoform X2 has translation MAIANSIGSNVFDILIGLALPWLIQTGMVEPGSLAYINSGGLVWSVVLLFLTIIITIYTIHRSHWLLTKKLGVFLLVVYVIFLIICSAVEFNLLGYVNPPMCIE, from the exons ATGGCTATAGCTAACAGTATTGGAAGCAATGTCTTCGACATTCTAATAGGTTTAGCACTGCCATGGCTGATCCAGACGGGGATGGTGGAGCCTGGTTCACTT GCTTACATCAACAGTGGGGGCCTGGTGTGGTCAGTCGTCTTGCTATTCCTTACCATAATCATCACA ATCTACACCATCCACCGGAGTCACTGGCTGCTGACCAAGAAGCTGGGCGTGTTTCTCCTGGTGGTGTATGTTATCTTCCTCATCATCTGCAGTGCGGTTGAGTTCAACCTGCTGGGATACGTGAACCCACCCATGTGCATCGAATGA